The Euwallacea fornicatus isolate EFF26 chromosome 38, ASM4011564v1, whole genome shotgun sequence genome includes a region encoding these proteins:
- the LOC136349507 gene encoding collagen alpha-1(IV) chain-like isoform X2, with translation MKFNGVICNVLMLAIVHVVNGGAVRNITDNVLNITGNALDLPLDGFGELISNISQKLNDQFGQDGVPAQPGKDDVPSQLGQDDVPAQPGQDDVPAQPGQDDVTAQPGQDDVPAQPGQDDVPAQPGQDDVTAQPGQDDVTAQPGQDDVTAQPGQDDVPAQPGQDDVPAQPGQDDVPAQPGQDDVPAQPGQDDVPELSGQDDVTAQPGQDDVPELPGQDDVPELSGQDDVTAQPGQDDVPAQPGQDNVPELSGQDDVTAQPGQDNVPELSGQDDVTAQPGQDDVPAQPGQDDVPAQPGQDDVPAQPGQNDVPAQPGQDDVPAQPGQDDVPAQPGQDDVPAQPGQDEVPAQPGQDDVPAQPGQDDVPAQPGQDEVPAQPGQDDVPAQPGQDDVPAQPGQDEVPAQPGQDDVPAQPGQDDVPELPGQNFRSVIFRRHPRLV, from the exons ATGAAG TTCAACGGTGTCATATGCAACGTGTTAATGTTGGCGATAGTTCACGTTGTCAATGGAGGAGCTGTAA GGAACATAACCGACAACGTCTTGAACATCACCGGAAATGCCTTAGATTTGCCGCTGGATGGTTTTGGAGAATTg ATTTCCAATATAAGTCAAAAGCTAAATGACCAATTTGGACAAGATGGTGTGCCAGCACAACCTGGAAAAGATGATGTGCCATCACAACTAGGACAGGATGATGTGCCAGCACAACCTGGACAAGATGATGTGCCAGCACAACCTGGACAAGATGATGTGACAGCACAACCTGGACAAGATGATGTGCCAGCACAACCTGGACAAGATGACGTGCCAGCACAACCTGGACAAGATGATGTGACAGCACAACCTGGACAAGATGATGTGACAGCACAACCTGGACAAGATGATGTGACAGCACAACCTGGACAAGATGATGTGCCAGCACAACCTGGACAAGATGATGTGCCAGCACAACCTGGACAAGATGACGTGCCAGCACAACCTGGACAAGATGATGTGCCAGCACAACCTGGACAAGATGATGTGCCAGAACTATCTGGACAAGATGATGTGACAGCACAACCTGGACAAGATGATGTGCCAGAACTACCTGGACAAGATGATGTGCCAGAACTATCTGGACAAGATGATGTGACAGCACAACCTGGACAAGATGATGTGCCAGCACAACCTGGACAAGATAATGTGCCAGAACTATCTGGACAAGATGATGTGACAGCACAACCTGGACAAGATAATGTGCCAGAACTATCTGGACAAGATGATGTGACAGCACAACCTGGACAAGATGATGTGCCAGCACAACCTGGACAAGATGATGTGCCAGCACAACCTGGACAAGATGACGTGCCAGCACAACCTGGACAAAATGATGTGCCAGCACAACCTGGACAAGATGATGTGCCAGCACAACCTGGACAAGATGATGTGCCAGCACAACCTGGACAAGATGATGTGCCAGCACAACCTGGACAAGATGAGGTGCCAGCACAACCTGGACAAGATGATGTGCCAGCACAACCTGGACAAGATGATGTGCCAGCACAACCTGGACAAGATGAGGTGCCAGCACAACCTGGACAAGATGATGTGCCAGCACAACCTGGACAAGATGATGTGCCAGCACAACCTGGACAAGATGAGGTGCCAGCACAACCTGGACAAGATGATGTGCCAGCACAACCTGGACAAGATGATGTGCCAGAACTACCTGGACAAAATTTCAGAAGTGTAATTTTCAGGCGGCATCCACGATTGGTTTAg
- the LOC136349507 gene encoding collagen alpha-1(IV) chain-like isoform X1, producing the protein MKFNGVICNVLMLAIVHVVNGGAVSLGNITDNVLNITGNALDLPLDGFGELISNISQKLNDQFGQDGVPAQPGKDDVPSQLGQDDVPAQPGQDDVPAQPGQDDVTAQPGQDDVPAQPGQDDVPAQPGQDDVTAQPGQDDVTAQPGQDDVTAQPGQDDVPAQPGQDDVPAQPGQDDVPAQPGQDDVPAQPGQDDVPELSGQDDVTAQPGQDDVPELPGQDDVPELSGQDDVTAQPGQDDVPAQPGQDNVPELSGQDDVTAQPGQDNVPELSGQDDVTAQPGQDDVPAQPGQDDVPAQPGQDDVPAQPGQNDVPAQPGQDDVPAQPGQDDVPAQPGQDDVPAQPGQDEVPAQPGQDDVPAQPGQDDVPAQPGQDEVPAQPGQDDVPAQPGQDDVPAQPGQDEVPAQPGQDDVPAQPGQDDVPELPGQNFRSVIFRRHPRLV; encoded by the exons ATGAAG TTCAACGGTGTCATATGCAACGTGTTAATGTTGGCGATAGTTCACGTTGTCAATGGAGGAGCTGTAAG CCTAGGGAACATAACCGACAACGTCTTGAACATCACCGGAAATGCCTTAGATTTGCCGCTGGATGGTTTTGGAGAATTg ATTTCCAATATAAGTCAAAAGCTAAATGACCAATTTGGACAAGATGGTGTGCCAGCACAACCTGGAAAAGATGATGTGCCATCACAACTAGGACAGGATGATGTGCCAGCACAACCTGGACAAGATGATGTGCCAGCACAACCTGGACAAGATGATGTGACAGCACAACCTGGACAAGATGATGTGCCAGCACAACCTGGACAAGATGACGTGCCAGCACAACCTGGACAAGATGATGTGACAGCACAACCTGGACAAGATGATGTGACAGCACAACCTGGACAAGATGATGTGACAGCACAACCTGGACAAGATGATGTGCCAGCACAACCTGGACAAGATGATGTGCCAGCACAACCTGGACAAGATGACGTGCCAGCACAACCTGGACAAGATGATGTGCCAGCACAACCTGGACAAGATGATGTGCCAGAACTATCTGGACAAGATGATGTGACAGCACAACCTGGACAAGATGATGTGCCAGAACTACCTGGACAAGATGATGTGCCAGAACTATCTGGACAAGATGATGTGACAGCACAACCTGGACAAGATGATGTGCCAGCACAACCTGGACAAGATAATGTGCCAGAACTATCTGGACAAGATGATGTGACAGCACAACCTGGACAAGATAATGTGCCAGAACTATCTGGACAAGATGATGTGACAGCACAACCTGGACAAGATGATGTGCCAGCACAACCTGGACAAGATGATGTGCCAGCACAACCTGGACAAGATGACGTGCCAGCACAACCTGGACAAAATGATGTGCCAGCACAACCTGGACAAGATGATGTGCCAGCACAACCTGGACAAGATGATGTGCCAGCACAACCTGGACAAGATGATGTGCCAGCACAACCTGGACAAGATGAGGTGCCAGCACAACCTGGACAAGATGATGTGCCAGCACAACCTGGACAAGATGATGTGCCAGCACAACCTGGACAAGATGAGGTGCCAGCACAACCTGGACAAGATGATGTGCCAGCACAACCTGGACAAGATGATGTGCCAGCACAACCTGGACAAGATGAGGTGCCAGCACAACCTGGACAAGATGATGTGCCAGCACAACCTGGACAAGATGATGTGCCAGAACTACCTGGACAAAATTTCAGAAGTGTAATTTTCAGGCGGCATCCACGATTGGTTTAg